A single region of the Neotabrizicola shimadae genome encodes:
- a CDS encoding GntP family permease → MGLLGILVGLAGLVFLSFRGWTILVVAPLAALIAALAAGEPLLAHLTLTYMPAAAGFVAQFMLIFLLGALFGKLMEDSGSVSLIADWMIRRLGTGRTILAVVLAGALVTYGGVSLFVAFFVIGPMAMQLFRQANLPRRLMPATIALGTTTFTMTALPGTPAIQNTIPMPFFGTTSFAAPVLGLLASAIILSFGLWWLGRAEARARAAGEGFDGLTADTVALTEDPVLRGKTATATGFDVSEAALPDPVPTPASVALALLPLGVVIVVNLLMSFVVLPGMDLEFLAGPQWGGATLGSVAGVWSVVVALAAAIVVLVATTRPARAALRATVDAGANASVLPLLSVASLVGFGAVVAAMPAFQLVSDWVLGLGGGPLVSLAVATNVLSALTGSASGGLTIALEALAPTYLARAAEAGIDPGTLHRVATIAAGTLDSLPHNGAVVTLLAVCGTTHREGYGPVAMTAIVGPVIALVVVVAVGTLV, encoded by the coding sequence GCCTTGCCGGGCTGGTCTTCCTGTCCTTCCGGGGCTGGACCATCCTGGTCGTTGCGCCCCTGGCCGCGCTGATCGCCGCCCTGGCCGCAGGCGAGCCGCTGCTTGCCCACCTGACGCTGACCTACATGCCCGCCGCAGCCGGCTTCGTGGCGCAGTTCATGCTGATCTTCCTTCTCGGTGCCCTGTTCGGCAAGCTGATGGAGGACAGCGGCTCGGTCTCGCTGATTGCCGACTGGATGATCCGGAGGCTGGGAACCGGGAGGACGATCCTGGCCGTCGTGCTGGCAGGGGCGCTGGTGACCTATGGCGGGGTCAGCCTGTTCGTGGCCTTCTTCGTGATCGGCCCCATGGCGATGCAGCTGTTCCGGCAGGCCAACCTTCCGCGCCGCCTGATGCCGGCCACCATTGCGCTTGGCACCACGACCTTCACGATGACCGCCCTGCCCGGCACGCCAGCGATCCAGAACACCATCCCGATGCCCTTCTTCGGGACGACCTCCTTTGCTGCGCCGGTGTTGGGCCTGCTGGCCTCGGCCATCATCCTGAGCTTTGGGCTTTGGTGGCTGGGCCGGGCCGAGGCCCGGGCGCGGGCGGCAGGCGAGGGGTTCGACGGTCTGACGGCAGACACGGTGGCTTTGACCGAGGATCCGGTGCTGCGGGGCAAGACCGCGACGGCCACGGGGTTCGACGTGTCAGAGGCCGCGCTGCCCGACCCGGTGCCGACGCCGGCCTCGGTGGCGCTCGCGCTGCTGCCACTGGGCGTGGTGATCGTGGTCAACCTCCTGATGTCCTTCGTGGTGCTGCCGGGGATGGACCTGGAGTTCCTGGCGGGGCCGCAGTGGGGGGGTGCGACTCTGGGCTCGGTGGCGGGGGTCTGGTCGGTGGTGGTCGCGCTGGCGGCGGCGATCGTGGTGCTGGTGGCCACCACCCGGCCGGCCCGCGCCGCCCTGCGCGCCACGGTGGATGCCGGGGCCAATGCCTCGGTCCTGCCGCTCCTGTCCGTCGCCAGCCTTGTGGGCTTCGGGGCGGTGGTGGCGGCGATGCCGGCGTTCCAGCTGGTCAGCGACTGGGTGCTGGGACTGGGGGGCGGACCGCTGGTGTCGCTGGCCGTGGCGACCAATGTCCTGTCGGCCCTGACCGGCTCGGCCTCGGGCGGGCTGACCATCGCGCTGGAGGCGCTGGCGCCCACCTATCTGGCCCGCGCGGCCGAGGCGGGGATCGACCCCGGCACCCTGCACCGGGTGGCGACCATCGCGGCGGGGACGCTGGACAGCCTGCCCCACAACGGGGCGGTGGTGACCCTGCTGGCGGTCTGCGGCACCACCCACCGGGAGGGCTATGGGCCGGTGGCCATGACGGCCATCGTGGGGCCGGTGATCGCGCTGGTGGTGGTCGTGGCGGTGGGCACCCTGGTCTGA
- a CDS encoding TolB family protein: MMRSSLEIYDLASGRSRVVLQTDAVIEAPNWAPSGDHLLVNGGGRLFRVPLDAPRLVPLDTGHAMRLNNDHGISPDGKWLAISSHRGRGSEIFVMPAAGGTLRLVSPDAPSWWHGWSPDGTRLAYVAARNERRVIDVYTIAVAGGEETRLTWGEGHCDGPDYSPDGAHIYYNCDRDGHAQIWVMGADGSGQRKLFADDHVNWFPHPSPCGRHLLYLAYPPGTTGHPADLPVALVLADTQGANRRRVLEFNGGQGTMNVPNWAPDGSAFAYVRYEAPGR, from the coding sequence ATGATGCGGTCTTCGCTGGAGATTTATGACCTTGCCTCGGGCCGGTCGCGGGTGGTGCTGCAGACGGATGCGGTGATCGAGGCGCCGAACTGGGCGCCCTCGGGCGATCACCTTCTGGTCAATGGCGGCGGGCGGCTGTTCCGGGTTCCCCTGGACGCGCCCCGGCTGGTGCCCCTGGACACCGGCCATGCCATGCGGCTGAACAACGACCACGGCATTTCGCCCGATGGAAAGTGGCTGGCGATTTCCAGCCACCGCGGCCGGGGATCGGAGATCTTCGTGATGCCGGCGGCGGGCGGCACCCTGCGGCTGGTCAGCCCCGACGCGCCGAGCTGGTGGCACGGCTGGTCGCCCGATGGAACGCGGCTGGCTTATGTCGCGGCGCGGAACGAGCGGCGCGTGATCGACGTCTACACGATTGCGGTGGCAGGCGGGGAAGAGACGCGCCTGACCTGGGGCGAAGGGCATTGCGACGGGCCGGATTACAGCCCGGACGGCGCGCATATCTATTACAACTGCGACCGCGACGGCCATGCGCAGATCTGGGTGATGGGTGCGGACGGGTCGGGGCAGCGCAAGCTGTTCGCGGATGACCATGTCAACTGGTTCCCGCATCCCTCGCCCTGCGGGCGGCATCTTCTGTATCTGGCCTATCCGCCGGGGACGACCGGGCATCCGGCGGATTTGCCAGTGGCTCTGGTTCTGGCCGACACGCAAGGCGCCAACCGGCGACGCGTGCTGGAGTTCAACGGCGGTCAGGGCACGATGAACGTGCCGAACTGGGCGCCGGACGGATCGGCCTTTGCCTATGTGCGGTACGAGGCGCCGGGTCGGTAG
- a CDS encoding DUF2087 domain-containing protein — protein MTRTALPFEVDDISALARSLAQQLSEVPEPGHQSLLNMLARGAGFRNFQHFRASATAADRLAVPAAAPDMTRVAQVLRHFDEAGRLARWPSKTWMQHLAIWALWSRFPRDTGLTERQASALIDDWHGFGDAAILRRTMVERGLLSRVTGGNEYRRIEAPPPPEARALIRHLHGGGARA, from the coding sequence ATGACCCGAACCGCCCTTCCCTTCGAAGTGGACGACATTTCCGCGCTTGCCCGATCGCTGGCACAGCAATTGAGCGAGGTGCCGGAGCCCGGCCACCAGAGCCTCTTGAACATGCTGGCGCGCGGCGCCGGGTTCCGCAACTTCCAGCATTTCCGCGCCTCGGCCACAGCGGCGGATCGTCTGGCGGTGCCGGCCGCCGCGCCCGACATGACGCGGGTGGCGCAGGTCTTGCGCCATTTCGACGAGGCCGGGCGGCTGGCACGCTGGCCGTCGAAGACCTGGATGCAGCATCTGGCGATCTGGGCGCTGTGGAGCCGGTTTCCGCGCGACACGGGCCTGACCGAACGGCAGGCCAGCGCGCTGATCGACGACTGGCACGGGTTCGGCGATGCCGCGATCCTGCGGCGCACGATGGTGGAGCGGGGGCTTCTGTCGCGGGTGACGGGCGGCAACGAATACCGCCGGATCGAGGCGCCGCCACCGCCCGAAGCGCGGGCGCTGATCCGCCACCTGCATGGCGGTGGGGCGCGGGCCTGA